A region of the Fischerella sp. PCC 9605 genome:
GGTGCTGATGATTTAGCTCAAAGGCTTAAGGCTGAAAATGCAGAGTTAAAACAACAATTGGAAGAGTGCCGTCAGCAAGTACAGCAACCTACGATAGCACCCGTAGAAAACTCTAAAGTAACATCATTAGAAAAGAAAAGAGCAGGGCGTTCAAATATTAGTGACAAAGTTAAACAACAACTTGATTCTTTAGGTATTCAACTTAATTCAACTTTAACTAAAGTAATTAAGTCTGCTTCAGAAGAAACTGTTTTAGATGCGATAGAAGCTTTTAAAGAAGCAATCTCTGATGGTGATGTTGATAAACCTGGAGGTTGGCTGAAAACAGCTATTGAGCAAGGATGGAAACCCAATGGGAAAATTCAAATTAAATCGGAGTTAGACTTATTCACCGAATGGTATCCAAAAGCCAAGCTGCATAGGTTGATTCAAGCTAGTCAAACTACCAAAGACGGCATCATGATCTACACTAACGATGAAAAGTGGATACCTTTTTCGGAGATGTTAGCTCAGTATCCACTTGAAACGTTGTAGAAAATGACAACAGCGTATAATCACTTGCTTATCTACGTTGTAGACGTTAAAAACGACATAACTAGGGATGAAAACCACGACGCAGGCTTTAGCTTGCCTTGCCATTTTCGCATCTGGGAAACCAAAACTAAAAAGCTTGATTGGTGTGGATGCGCGCCCACCTCGTAGCAACAGTTTAGAATCCCCTCGGCTGTCTTCCAGGGGAGAGGTCAAAAGGAAAGGTTAACGTGAAGTACATCTGTGTATTTTGTGGTTCCAGTATGGGTATCCGACCAGCTTACAAGCTAGCTGCCCAGGCAATGGGTGAGGCATTAGTACGGCGGGGGTTTGGTCTAGTTTATGGAGGTGGCAACATTGGTTTAATGGGCACTATTGCCGATGCAGTTTTGGCAGCACGTGGTCAGGTCATTGGCGTAATTCCAGAGTTTCTCGTTACCAAGGAAATAGCCCATACTGGACTGACAAAACTTCACATTGTTGATTCCATGCACGAGCGTAAAGCTCTCATGGCTGAATTATCTGATGCTTTTATTGCTCTGCCTGGTGGATATGGAACTTTGGAAGAATTTTGCGAGATACTGACATGGGCACAGTTGGGATTACATCAAAAGCCTTTCGGTCTATTAAATGTCGAGGCGTACTACAATCCGCTGCTTCAGTTATTCGACCAGGCGGTGACTGAAAAGTTTTTAAAACCTACCCTCCGCTCCTTAGTCCTGGAAGCATCCCATCCCGAACATATTTTAGATTTACTGGCTAACTACCAACCACCCAATATTGATAAGTGGATTGGGCGAGACATTCAAACTTAGAGTTTATATTTACTCCTCTAAGGCAAACAAGTTCCCAAATTCAAATCCTATAAAAAGGAGTTGTCATGCTGCACGATCCCAACCAGATGACGCTGTTTCCCTTGTTGCCAGATCAAGCTTTAGAAGAGATGAAGGAATATGGCACCCAGATCCAACTCAATACGGGGGATGTGCTGTTTCGTGAGGGTGACTCCAACTACAATTTTCACGCGATTTTAGAGGGCGAAGTTGAGATTACCAAACAAGTTGGTGGTGAGACGAGACTGTTAGCTATTCATCGCCGTGGTGAATTTGTAGGTGAATTGTCGATGCTGACTGGTGCAAATTATATTGCCAGTGCTCGGGCGATCGCACCCAGTCACGTGCTGCGAATTGAAGTCGATACCTTTAGGCACATTCTCGCCGAATGTTCGCCCCTAGGGGATGTAATTCTTACCGCAATGGCAGGCAGAAGCAGAGATGTAGAAGCGCAATTGCGGCAACAAGAGAAGATGGCAGCGTTAGGTAAACTCTCAGCCGGCTTAGCACACGAGTTAAATAATCCAGGGGCGGCGGCGCAACGGGCAGCATCATTATTACGCGAGAATTTTCAAAACTTGCAATCTCTGAATTTACAGTTAAGTTGCCTCACAAAAGAGCAACTAAATTTGCTTGTAAATATTCAACATCAGGCAACAGAATACGCTGCTACTGCACCCAAACTCGATCCCCTCACCGAAAGCGACAAAGAAGACGAAGTGATAGACTGGCTAGAAGATCGTGATGTCATCAATAGCTGGAAACTCGCTCCCACTCTGGTTTCTGCCGGATTTGACTCTGCAAAGCTAGATATTCTTGCCGAGAATATCCCCTCTAACTCTCTTAGCAACGTGTTGACTTGGTTAGAAGCTACACTTTCAGCAACTGGACTGATCAACGATATTGAGCAGAGTACAGCACGTATTTCTGAGTTAGTGAAAGCAATTAAAGGCTACACTTACATGGATCAAGCCCCTCTGCAAGAAATAGATGTGCATGAGGGAATTGAAAATACTCTGCTTATCTTTCATTGTCGGATCAAAAGGGGAATCATCGTTCACCGCAAGTACGATCGCACTCTGCCACGCATTAGCGCTTATGCCAGCGAACTCAATCAAGTATGGACAAATTTGATTGACAATGCAATTGATGCAATGGATGGCAAAGGTGAACTGACTATTTGCACTTACAAAGAAAACAACTGCATTATAGTTGAAATTGCTGATACTGGTATTGGTATCCCTGAAGCGATTCAATCTCGAATTTTTGAGCCATTTTTTACTACGAAAGGTGTGGGTAAAGGCACTGGTTTGGGTTTAGAAATTGCCTATCGAATTGTTGTGAACAGGCATAAAGGAGACATTTATGTTGAATCCAAACCAGGTGATACGCGCTTTCGCGTATGCCTGCCAATGAATTTGTCATAAATCAATAATTTACGCCTCTAAGTACGGTTAACCCTATACGGCTTAGACGGTGTATTTTCACGACAAAACTGATGGTTATCTACACCAGACTTTTGTAAGCAAATTTGGCAAGATTATCTTGTTAGCTAATGGTGGTTCTCGATGAGAAAGAGATTTTTTACCGGGCTATTACAAGACGGAATTCGTAAAGTCTTGCGTAATCCCAAATATCGCTGGTTCGCAATAGTTGCTAGCTTATTCTACCTTATCAGTCCATTGGACATTTCGCCAGATGTTTTCCCAATTGTGGGATGGCTTGACGATGGACTAATTGCCAGTTTGGTTGTTGCAGAAGTTTCCCAAATTGTTGTAGAGCAACTTAAAAATCGTAAAAAAGCCACTTCTGCTGCAAATTCTACTCAAACAGATGCAGCGATCGATGTGGATGCTGTGTCTGTGAACTAGGGATTGCGATCGCTATTTTGTTCAAATTTGATCGCAATGTCCATCTGTGTAGTTGGCACACGTTGAGTGTTGTGGCAGTAAACTGCAAAAAGTGTGTTTTCAATAAGTGTTGATTTTTGTAATAGTAGGGGTAAGGCGATCGCCATCCCTACTATTCCATAGCGACGTATCCAGCGCAAAATTAAATTTGTCCTCAAGGATACCCATTTCAACACAAGAAAGTACTTTCGGCTTCATCTTTTGCAGATCGTGCAGCACAATTTTGGCATCTTCGGTATTGAATTTATAATATTCAGTTAAATTTCCAATTCTGTAGTTAAAATCCTGATAACGGTGTTTGAAATACAATTCTATATTCCCTCGATGAGCCCAGCTTCCTAGTACCTTAATAGCAACAGTTTGATAGTGTGCAAGCAAATCTGTTTTTACTTCTGCCACTCGTTCTCCAACGGAGCGTTGAGTTATCCCAATTTTATACAGAATTCCTTGGGATGTTTGAATTTCTAAAAAATAGAGAGTACAGGATAAGACACGTTTAAGTTGAGCGCGGTATAGGTTGAAATCAGTCATTCGGTGTAGTAAATCAGGAGTATCTTTGTATAAAGCGTGTTCTACCGCTAACTCCAGCTTGAGCAGCTTTTTGAGTAATAGTGGCTCTTGCACTTCGTTAAAATACATCAAATCTAGCGCTTTAACAGGGATTTTACCTAAATTGGTAAATTCGTATCCAGGTGGAACTGTGTAAACATTTTTCTTCAACAAACCTGTTTTGATTAAATTAGGAGAAACTAACTGATACTCAATAGGATAATTTTTAGAGCCGTATTCTTTCCATAACAGTTTTAATTGCTCTAAATTCTTAGATGATAAATGAATGTTGAAATTGTCATAGAGGGGCAAAACCGGAAATTCTCGGTTAGCTACTGGACGGCATGTTTCTTGATTATGAGCAAAATGATGTTCTTTTATCTTGCCTTTTTTAGCAGTTAGTCCACTCCTACAATAAGGACACTTCAGTAAAGTTTTTCCCTTAGAGACATCATCTATACTTACCAGTGTCCCATCTTTATCTAAACCATATTTCAGCCACATTGGAAAACCTTTAATAAACTTGGTAGATGCTATTAGTTGGCTGCAATAAAAGTTATCAAAAAAAGATAGAGCTAAACAATAGTATTTTTAAGTAATTTGCTTCAAAATTGCTACTTTAACTCCTGAAATTAAAGCGATACCTTATCAAATCAATTGTAATAAACATAATTTTTGCTAACTCCCAAATCCCCACACTTACTAGTACAATTATGCTCTAATCACCTCTCCCATACACTATAAATTACCCAACGCTGCCAAGATTTTTGCGGTTAGACAACAGCGGTAGTGTTAAATTCTCGAATTAATAAAAGTAATTTTCGCTGAACAAATATACAGCATGGTATGATAATATAATTCGAGATATTTTTTAATTGAATACTTTGCAGCTTTAACTAAGGGTGCAACAATAAATTTATACATTAATTTTTACTCATATATTGTAATGAAAAAAATGAGAGCTTTACAGCGGAGTGATTTAACGGCAGAGGAACGCCAATCTCGTCTCCTTAAAGCTTGTAATGAGTACATGCTCGGTAAAATGACTCGCCGTCAGTTTCAAGAGGTTGAGCGCAAGTATGGGACAGATTATGACTTTGTTACATTAGAGTTGGCTAGCAAACATCAGCTCATACCAAGATTATTAAGATTTTTACTGTCTCCTTTTCGCAAAAACGATGAAGTAGGTTAAACCTAATTGTAGAAAAACATATTACCTAGCCGAATGCTTCTATCTTTAGGTAGTTGAAGGTATAGACTGCATTTGGTAAGTACGCACTGTTAGCATTGGTGCAGATAGACGTAGGGCGATCGCGGTGAGTAGGTCTTGAACTGCTCTAGAGTCAAATGCTGATACACAGTCACTGTAAAGACACAGGACGCCTAAACTATTATTTGCATCACCAATAATGGGTATAGCAATTAGCGTTCTATATGACAGGCGGCGACGGTTGCGGTTATCTTGAAGAAAAATATAATCAGGATTGTCTGAGTGCCAGATGCCATTTTTTCTGTATAAATGTACAATGCGGCGCGTCTGATCAATGAAGGTATTTCCGGCAACTCCTCGTTTTTTATGAGAGTCGTTACCTATGTAAAAACGTGCTTTCTCTTTAACTTCATTAGGTGATTCTAATTGGCACAATGTTGTCAAATATTCTGGATCGTTAGGGTCAGGGGCGTAAACAGCAATACCACATCCATCTAGATAATGAAGCAGGTCAAGTGTTCTACTTAAAAACTCATCCAATAGTCGCTTCAGTGCTTCAGTGATATCAGAATTTACATGTAACTTAGGCTGTAATAACAGCAAACTTTCGTCCAGTTTATTAATTTTGGTGGCGATTTGATGTGCTTTGTAATAGTACCGTAGGATAACGATTAAAGAAAAGATCGTAATTAGAAGCACACTCATTGCTACCCACAAACTAACGGTAATGCGTTGACTAAGCAAGGATAGAATATTCAAAAAAATTGCATCAGCGCGATTACCTACAATACCACTGAGAGCAATAATAGATAGAGTGCTTACGGTTAGTTTTGCCCAATCGGGTAGTTTCGATAAATTCAACGCCATAGACGGCAGTCAGTATTGAGAATTTGGGATAAATTCAATGCAGGCTTGAAAGTTAGTAAATTGGCAAAATACAATTCAGTATTAATATAAAAACTATATTAACAACCACCTCTGGTTTTTACATATCCTCACTGATATATCTTTCTCTCACTACTAATTATTTGTTGATGCTGCTGATGATAGTAACTTAAACTAAGTTTAACCTGAAGTTAAACAATTATTTTTAATAGCTAAAAAAAGTGCTATTAACATACTAGGTTTTACTTAAAACTCAGTGCGAATCTGTATGAAATTCACTGAAGTTTGTTAATACTATTTATAGGCGATCGCCACAGGACTCGAAAGTTAAACTGTACCTTTTGTCCGGCGTTGCATAATTGCGGGATGATTTTGGAATCCGCACCAACAATAATCACCGTATCCCCGCGTCCCCGCCGCCCCTAATCCCCCCAACGCCAGGTATCGAATCAGGTTATTATGCTCAGCGATAATACCCCTACTCCGATTGAAATTATTGAAATTGACGTCTGTACCATTCAGTACATTTGTACTATAATAATTCACAAGGATATTAGGGAACAGCATCTACACTCACAAAGACGAACCTCTCATCATCAATTGGGTTGAAGGGGAAAACATACCTCTTTAACCTTTTTTATTACTGACGACTACCTTGATTCTGAAGTTTAGAACAATAGGGCAAGCGAAAAAGCCTGATAGGTCGTCCCAATAAATTTAGGCTATTAGAGTTACCTGTTGATTCACACGGGGTCTGCTAAATCGTTCCCAAGCATTCCCTCCCCGCAAAAAAAGTTCCATCCAGCGCAATGGTTGTCCTGAGTCAGCGCATAACCAACCGGAACTACCGGGAGCAAAGGCCAAAGTTCCTTCAGATACCTTAAAACTGCCATCGGAATATATCGCATCACTGACCACATCTCCGATGCGGATGACAATTTTACTCTCAGGTTCCAAGTTAACTGTATGTGCCGCAATAGTCGTTTTGATGTTACCGTAGCCATCAATCCAGGCGATTCGGTCGGGTGGAACATCTGGAATTTGCTCAGGAAGAAGACTATCTCCCAGAAGGCTGAAATCTTCACGCCCAATCGCAGCCGCAGCTAGAGGAAATACATCACGCGATCGAAACTGCGAACCACCACGAGAAACATTGACAACTCGCAACACCTTAGCATGGTCTTTGATAAACGAGAGGGTATAACCCGCATTCACACCCACTACTTTTACATCATTGGATAACAGGGCATAGGTTAACCCTTCACCCTCATTGTCTCGACGGGCTTGGGGATCATCTTGGCGAGGTGCACAGTTGTGATAAATCAAGCGATCGCTAGGGCCAGGATTCAGTCCTAGTTGAGCAATCCAAAAACCTGTTGCCAGGGTACTAAATGGAGGAACCGAAAGCAAATGAGTCTGGGCATGAGGAAAAGCCATCAGGAGACGTTGTGCAACTTCAGCAAATGCCGGATCTCCTGTACCGTAGTCTGCAATGACGCAGATAAACATTCTACCTCTCCAGGTCAGAGTAGTGATTCCAATTCGGAATTGAGGGAGTGGGTGATGCTCAAACGCCCCCGTGAACCTACCTCATCAGCAGTCTAGATGCGATCGCCTTTATATGCAAGACTTCTGTGCAAAATTATTGTGCTAAAACTCTGCGCGACGGCAGTCGCTACAACGGGGGGCTGCGGGGCCCCCACGTCAGTGGGGTTGGGGGGAAACCCTCCAACGCGCTGCCTCCCCTCTGCGCTTACCTCTGCGACCCTCTGTGTTTCAAATCACTTTTTCTCTCAAAACAAAAAACGCTAGGGAGTGTTACCGTGTTTCCACCCCTAGCGCTTTTTGTTTTACACTTACTCCTCACACACAACTAAAAGATATCACTGCTTTAATTCTATTACAAGTATGCTAAGTCATACTTTATAAATTAAACATAAAATAAGTGTTTTTTGTAAAGATTGTGATTAGTTGTTGTTTGTTATATGTTGTTTGTTCTTTGGAATACTACCAACAAACAACAATCAACTATCATCCCAAAACAAAAAGCGCCAGGGAGTGTTGCCGTGTTTCCACCCCGAGCGCTTTCTGTTTTACACTTGCTCCTCACACACTATTTAAAACTACCATTACTTCAGTCTAATAACAAGTACTTAATATATAAATTTTTTGAATGTAATAACTT
Encoded here:
- a CDS encoding DUF6262 family protein; the encoded protein is RMIKQGQIISFKSVAQAANVSTAYLYKQEDLRTRIETLRDQQKQKPKSKQPPPASDNSKSVIISTLREENKKLRAEIEGLRRVNEGLAGRVYHLQGADDLAQRLKAENAELKQQLEECRQQVQQPTIAPVENSKVTSLEKKRAGRSNISDKVKQQLDSLGIQLNSTLTKVIKSASEETVLDAIEAFKEAISDGDVDKPGGWLKTAIEQGWKPNGKIQIKSELDLFTEWYPKAKLHRLIQASQTTKDGIMIYTNDEKWIPFSEMLAQYPLETL
- a CDS encoding TIGR00730 family Rossman fold protein translates to MKYICVFCGSSMGIRPAYKLAAQAMGEALVRRGFGLVYGGGNIGLMGTIADAVLAARGQVIGVIPEFLVTKEIAHTGLTKLHIVDSMHERKALMAELSDAFIALPGGYGTLEEFCEILTWAQLGLHQKPFGLLNVEAYYNPLLQLFDQAVTEKFLKPTLRSLVLEASHPEHILDLLANYQPPNIDKWIGRDIQT
- a CDS encoding sensor histidine kinase, whose product is MLHDPNQMTLFPLLPDQALEEMKEYGTQIQLNTGDVLFREGDSNYNFHAILEGEVEITKQVGGETRLLAIHRRGEFVGELSMLTGANYIASARAIAPSHVLRIEVDTFRHILAECSPLGDVILTAMAGRSRDVEAQLRQQEKMAALGKLSAGLAHELNNPGAAAQRAASLLRENFQNLQSLNLQLSCLTKEQLNLLVNIQHQATEYAATAPKLDPLTESDKEDEVIDWLEDRDVINSWKLAPTLVSAGFDSAKLDILAENIPSNSLSNVLTWLEATLSATGLINDIEQSTARISELVKAIKGYTYMDQAPLQEIDVHEGIENTLLIFHCRIKRGIIVHRKYDRTLPRISAYASELNQVWTNLIDNAIDAMDGKGELTICTYKENNCIIVEIADTGIGIPEAIQSRIFEPFFTTKGVGKGTGLGLEIAYRIVVNRHKGDIYVESKPGDTRFRVCLPMNLS
- a CDS encoding YkvA family protein encodes the protein MRKRFFTGLLQDGIRKVLRNPKYRWFAIVASLFYLISPLDISPDVFPIVGWLDDGLIASLVVAEVSQIVVEQLKNRKKATSAANSTQTDAAIDVDAVSVN
- a CDS encoding GIY-YIG nuclease family protein, whose protein sequence is MWLKYGLDKDGTLVSIDDVSKGKTLLKCPYCRSGLTAKKGKIKEHHFAHNQETCRPVANREFPVLPLYDNFNIHLSSKNLEQLKLLWKEYGSKNYPIEYQLVSPNLIKTGLLKKNVYTVPPGYEFTNLGKIPVKALDLMYFNEVQEPLLLKKLLKLELAVEHALYKDTPDLLHRMTDFNLYRAQLKRVLSCTLYFLEIQTSQGILYKIGITQRSVGERVAEVKTDLLAHYQTVAIKVLGSWAHRGNIELYFKHRYQDFNYRIGNLTEYYKFNTEDAKIVLHDLQKMKPKVLSCVEMGILEDKFNFALDTSLWNSRDGDRLTPTITKINTY
- a CDS encoding GAF domain-containing protein gives rise to the protein MALNLSKLPDWAKLTVSTLSIIALSGIVGNRADAIFLNILSLLSQRITVSLWVAMSVLLITIFSLIVILRYYYKAHQIATKINKLDESLLLLQPKLHVNSDITEALKRLLDEFLSRTLDLLHYLDGCGIAVYAPDPNDPEYLTTLCQLESPNEVKEKARFYIGNDSHKKRGVAGNTFIDQTRRIVHLYRKNGIWHSDNPDYIFLQDNRNRRRLSYRTLIAIPIIGDANNSLGVLCLYSDCVSAFDSRAVQDLLTAIALRLSAPMLTVRTYQMQSIPSTT
- a CDS encoding SAM hydrolase/SAM-dependent halogenase family protein, whose amino-acid sequence is MFICVIADYGTGDPAFAEVAQRLLMAFPHAQTHLLSVPPFSTLATGFWIAQLGLNPGPSDRLIYHNCAPRQDDPQARRDNEGEGLTYALLSNDVKVVGVNAGYTLSFIKDHAKVLRVVNVSRGGSQFRSRDVFPLAAAAIGREDFSLLGDSLLPEQIPDVPPDRIAWIDGYGNIKTTIAAHTVNLEPESKIVIRIGDVVSDAIYSDGSFKVSEGTLAFAPGSSGWLCADSGQPLRWMELFLRGGNAWERFSRPRVNQQVTLIA